One genomic window of Stigmatopora nigra isolate UIUO_SnigA chromosome 13, RoL_Snig_1.1, whole genome shotgun sequence includes the following:
- the LOC144206413 gene encoding uncharacterized protein LOC144206413 isoform X2 codes for MAEQLMRGGSGRAPGFFSYKFKREEEEEEDQEEARGARTSIPTADFIARMSVTKTVSSARQAPPPPRRTTPREAGSGTNVDERLKAARERREEQQRLLASRVHNRFERERRAKLHYEQQLQERQKKLHEHRLKEDQRRAAVEEKRRRHLKEEKERNEWAVRRSQEKAQRVQQKCGQKPSARKQPPKNVPRHVALSPWEKNLVSRLLTPTNSVLARSKNGAGHPSGEEVVSICRRAVSFYSSASSGAPTGKAQLARDPRVDVRKPQMKNAPVPRALTLPTRKTPSPPPPLQRGVEKQRSEVARPQKAQSHRAPVQRVEKQKGQVQQRQMKRSQERRAPTQRAQAPHLSPSVSQSRSANNVKPNAKTPYNGNWKSPNVGPDERSSQKNKVSTKMSRTSSTPSPQRVERRSSRRHSIPLQLELESVPEEDVVPICSPSPGNSRPVFRDKMEDSPEAPPSEIEIESRTAGDGSPSTTLWPPAEGPPPPSGGTTDPEEASRSLAERRREARLLGEAEERKSSEAAEAQRRCHEALEGHGAEERARQQARAQFLIAEKQRREQEEIKKAEEERARALREAALLLKQREEEQAREREKAARLQQERELSAQKEEAERQVRKKRLEEIMRRTRRTVSPDTKSATVSILANENTEPPVRDGAKPPGSRPSPTLTDDKGSHDDMLPVVAFKERRSLRTLGGLEDIQTHQRAVI; via the exons ATGGCCGAACAGCTGATGCGGGGAGGCAGCGGCCGAGCCCCGGGCTTCTTCTCTTACAAATTCaaaagggaggaggaggaggaggaggaccagGAGGAGGCGCGTGGTGCTAGAACTAGCATCCCAACGGCAGACTTCATAGCCAGAATGTCCGTGACCAAGACGGTCAGCTCTGCGCGccaggcgccgccgccgcccaggAGGACCACGCCACGAGAAG CGGGCAGCGGAACAAACGTGGACGAGAGGCTCAAGGCGGCCCGGGAAAGGAGAGAGGAGCAACAGAGATTACTGG CCTCGCGAGTTCACAACAGATTTGAACGGGAACGGCGGGCCAAGCTTCACTACGAGCAGCAGCTCCAGGAGCGCCAGAAGAAACTGCACGAGCACAGACTCAAAGAAGATCAGCGGCGTGCCGCCGTGGAGGAGAAAAGACGGCGCCATCTCAAGGAGGAGAAA GAACGGAACGAATGGGCCGTGCGGCGAAGCCAGGAGAAGGCTCAGAGAGTCCAACAGAAATGCGGGCAAAAGCCCAGCGCCAGGAAGCAGCCCCCCAAAAACG TTCCACGCCACGTAGCCCTGAGCCCGTGGGAGAAGAACCTGGTGAGTCGTCTACTAACCCCCACCAACTCTGTTTTGGCCCGGAGCAAGAACGGCGCCGGCCATCCGTCGGGAGAAGAAG TTGTTTCTATTTGTCGCCGTGCAGTTTCCTTTTACTCCTCCGCGAGCAGCGGCGCCCCGACCGGCAAGGCGCAGTTGGCGCGAGACCCCAGAGTCGACGTTCGGAAGCCCCAAATGAAGAACGCGCCGGTTCCGAGAGCCCTGACGCTCCCTACTCGGAAGACCCCCAGCCCCCCACCTCCACTCCAGAGAGGAGTGGAGAAGCAGAGAAGTGAGGTGGCGAGGCCCCAGAAAGCTCAGAGCCACAGAGCTCCGGTCCAGAgagtggagaagcagaaagGCCAAGTCCAGCAGAGACAGATGAAGAGAAGCCAGGAGAGGAGAGCTCCGACTCAGAGAGCGCAAGCACCACATTTGAGTCCCAGCGTCAGCCAAAGTAGAAGCGCCAACAACGTCAAG CCCAATGCCAAAACGCCATACAACGGGAACTGGAAGAGCCCCAACGTAGGACCAGATGAGCGTTCATCCCAGAAGAACAAAGTCTCCACTAAAATGAGCAGAACGTCGTCGACGCCCTCTCCCCAACG AGTTGAAAGAAGATCCAGCCGTCGACACTCCATCCCTCTTCAACTGGAGCTGGAGTCGGTTCCAGAGGAAGACGTCGTCCCCATTTGTAGCCCGTCGCCCGGCAACTCCAGGCCCGTCTTTCGAGACAAAATGGAGGACTCGCCCGAGGCTCCGCCCTCGGAGATAGAAATTGAAAGCAGAACTGCAGGGGACGGCA GTCCCTCTACCACGCTTTGGCCGCCGGCCGAAGGCCCGCCCCCGCCCTCCGGTGGCACCACCGACCCAGAAGAGGCCTCTCGCTCCTTGGCCGAAAGAAGACGAGAAGCCAGACTGCTCGGGGAAGCGGAAGAGCGAAAGAGCTCGGAGGCCGCCGAGGCCCAAAG GCGATGCCACGAGGCGCTGGAAGGCCACGGGGCCGAGGAGCGAGCTCGGCAGCAGGCCCGGGCCCAATTCCTGATTGCAGAAAAGCAACGACGTGAGCAGGAGGAGATCAAGAAGGCGGAGGAGGAACGGGCTCGGGCCTTGCGGGAGGCAGCTCTTCTGCTAAAGCAG AGGGAGGAGGAACAGGCCAGAGAACGGGAGAAGGCGGCCCGGCTGCAGCAGGAACGAGAGCTGTCGGCGCAGAAAGAAGAGGCCGAACGCCAAGTCAGGAAAAAG CGACTGGAGGAGATCATGCGGCGGACCAGGAGAACAGTTTCTCCCGACACG AAATCGGCGACGGTGAGCATCTTAGCCAACGAGAACACCGAGCCTCCTGTGCGGGATGGCGCCAAGCCGCCGGGTTCCAGGCCCTCGCCGACGCTGACGGACGACAAAGGCAGCCACGATGACATGCTGCCCGTGGTGGCCTTCAAGGAGCGCAGGTCTCTTCGAACTCTCGGCGGCTTGGAAGACATTCAAACACATCAACGAGCAG TCATCTGA
- the LOC144206413 gene encoding uncharacterized protein LOC144206413 isoform X4: MAEQLMRGGSGRAPGFFSYKFKREEEEEEDQEEARGARTSIPTADFIARMSVTKTVSSARQAPPPPRRTTPREAGSGTNVDERLKAARERREEQQRLLASRVHNRFERERRAKLHYEQQLQERQKKLHEHRLKEDQRRAAVEEKRRRHLKEEKERNEWAVRRSQEKAQRVQQKCGQKPSARKQPPKNVSFYSSASSGAPTGKAQLARDPRVDVRKPQMKNAPVPRALTLPTRKTPSPPPPLQRGVEKQRSEVARPQKAQSHRAPVQRVEKQKGQVQQRQMKRSQERRAPTQRAQAPHLSPSVSQSRSANNVKPNAKTPYNGNWKSPNVGPDERSSQKNKVSTKMSRTSSTPSPQRVERRSSRRHSIPLQLELESVPEEDVVPICSPSPGNSRPVFRDKMEDSPEAPPSEIEIESRTAGDGSPSTTLWPPAEGPPPPSGGTTDPEEASRSLAERRREARLLGEAEERKSSEAAEAQRRCHEALEGHGAEERARQQARAQFLIAEKQRREQEEIKKAEEERARALREAALLLKQREEEQAREREKAARLQQERELSAQKEEAERQVRKKRLEEIMRRTRRTVSPDTKSATVSILANENTEPPVRDGAKPPGSRPSPTLTDDKGSHDDMLPVVAFKERRSLRTLGGLEDIQTHQRAEVI, translated from the exons ATGGCCGAACAGCTGATGCGGGGAGGCAGCGGCCGAGCCCCGGGCTTCTTCTCTTACAAATTCaaaagggaggaggaggaggaggaggaccagGAGGAGGCGCGTGGTGCTAGAACTAGCATCCCAACGGCAGACTTCATAGCCAGAATGTCCGTGACCAAGACGGTCAGCTCTGCGCGccaggcgccgccgccgcccaggAGGACCACGCCACGAGAAG CGGGCAGCGGAACAAACGTGGACGAGAGGCTCAAGGCGGCCCGGGAAAGGAGAGAGGAGCAACAGAGATTACTGG CCTCGCGAGTTCACAACAGATTTGAACGGGAACGGCGGGCCAAGCTTCACTACGAGCAGCAGCTCCAGGAGCGCCAGAAGAAACTGCACGAGCACAGACTCAAAGAAGATCAGCGGCGTGCCGCCGTGGAGGAGAAAAGACGGCGCCATCTCAAGGAGGAGAAA GAACGGAACGAATGGGCCGTGCGGCGAAGCCAGGAGAAGGCTCAGAGAGTCCAACAGAAATGCGGGCAAAAGCCCAGCGCCAGGAAGCAGCCCCCCAAAAACG TTTCCTTTTACTCCTCCGCGAGCAGCGGCGCCCCGACCGGCAAGGCGCAGTTGGCGCGAGACCCCAGAGTCGACGTTCGGAAGCCCCAAATGAAGAACGCGCCGGTTCCGAGAGCCCTGACGCTCCCTACTCGGAAGACCCCCAGCCCCCCACCTCCACTCCAGAGAGGAGTGGAGAAGCAGAGAAGTGAGGTGGCGAGGCCCCAGAAAGCTCAGAGCCACAGAGCTCCGGTCCAGAgagtggagaagcagaaagGCCAAGTCCAGCAGAGACAGATGAAGAGAAGCCAGGAGAGGAGAGCTCCGACTCAGAGAGCGCAAGCACCACATTTGAGTCCCAGCGTCAGCCAAAGTAGAAGCGCCAACAACGTCAAG CCCAATGCCAAAACGCCATACAACGGGAACTGGAAGAGCCCCAACGTAGGACCAGATGAGCGTTCATCCCAGAAGAACAAAGTCTCCACTAAAATGAGCAGAACGTCGTCGACGCCCTCTCCCCAACG AGTTGAAAGAAGATCCAGCCGTCGACACTCCATCCCTCTTCAACTGGAGCTGGAGTCGGTTCCAGAGGAAGACGTCGTCCCCATTTGTAGCCCGTCGCCCGGCAACTCCAGGCCCGTCTTTCGAGACAAAATGGAGGACTCGCCCGAGGCTCCGCCCTCGGAGATAGAAATTGAAAGCAGAACTGCAGGGGACGGCA GTCCCTCTACCACGCTTTGGCCGCCGGCCGAAGGCCCGCCCCCGCCCTCCGGTGGCACCACCGACCCAGAAGAGGCCTCTCGCTCCTTGGCCGAAAGAAGACGAGAAGCCAGACTGCTCGGGGAAGCGGAAGAGCGAAAGAGCTCGGAGGCCGCCGAGGCCCAAAG GCGATGCCACGAGGCGCTGGAAGGCCACGGGGCCGAGGAGCGAGCTCGGCAGCAGGCCCGGGCCCAATTCCTGATTGCAGAAAAGCAACGACGTGAGCAGGAGGAGATCAAGAAGGCGGAGGAGGAACGGGCTCGGGCCTTGCGGGAGGCAGCTCTTCTGCTAAAGCAG AGGGAGGAGGAACAGGCCAGAGAACGGGAGAAGGCGGCCCGGCTGCAGCAGGAACGAGAGCTGTCGGCGCAGAAAGAAGAGGCCGAACGCCAAGTCAGGAAAAAG CGACTGGAGGAGATCATGCGGCGGACCAGGAGAACAGTTTCTCCCGACACG AAATCGGCGACGGTGAGCATCTTAGCCAACGAGAACACCGAGCCTCCTGTGCGGGATGGCGCCAAGCCGCCGGGTTCCAGGCCCTCGCCGACGCTGACGGACGACAAAGGCAGCCACGATGACATGCTGCCCGTGGTGGCCTTCAAGGAGCGCAGGTCTCTTCGAACTCTCGGCGGCTTGGAAGACATTCAAACACATCAACGAGCAG AAGTCATCTGA
- the LOC144206413 gene encoding uncharacterized protein LOC144206413 isoform X1: protein MAEQLMRGGSGRAPGFFSYKFKREEEEEEDQEEARGARTSIPTADFIARMSVTKTVSSARQAPPPPRRTTPREAGSGTNVDERLKAARERREEQQRLLASRVHNRFERERRAKLHYEQQLQERQKKLHEHRLKEDQRRAAVEEKRRRHLKEEKERNEWAVRRSQEKAQRVQQKCGQKPSARKQPPKNVPRHVALSPWEKNLVSRLLTPTNSVLARSKNGAGHPSGEEVVSICRRAVSFYSSASSGAPTGKAQLARDPRVDVRKPQMKNAPVPRALTLPTRKTPSPPPPLQRGVEKQRSEVARPQKAQSHRAPVQRVEKQKGQVQQRQMKRSQERRAPTQRAQAPHLSPSVSQSRSANNVKPNAKTPYNGNWKSPNVGPDERSSQKNKVSTKMSRTSSTPSPQRVERRSSRRHSIPLQLELESVPEEDVVPICSPSPGNSRPVFRDKMEDSPEAPPSEIEIESRTAGDGSPSTTLWPPAEGPPPPSGGTTDPEEASRSLAERRREARLLGEAEERKSSEAAEAQRRCHEALEGHGAEERARQQARAQFLIAEKQRREQEEIKKAEEERARALREAALLLKQREEEQAREREKAARLQQERELSAQKEEAERQVRKKRLEEIMRRTRRTVSPDTKSATVSILANENTEPPVRDGAKPPGSRPSPTLTDDKGSHDDMLPVVAFKERRSLRTLGGLEDIQTHQRAEVI from the exons ATGGCCGAACAGCTGATGCGGGGAGGCAGCGGCCGAGCCCCGGGCTTCTTCTCTTACAAATTCaaaagggaggaggaggaggaggaggaccagGAGGAGGCGCGTGGTGCTAGAACTAGCATCCCAACGGCAGACTTCATAGCCAGAATGTCCGTGACCAAGACGGTCAGCTCTGCGCGccaggcgccgccgccgcccaggAGGACCACGCCACGAGAAG CGGGCAGCGGAACAAACGTGGACGAGAGGCTCAAGGCGGCCCGGGAAAGGAGAGAGGAGCAACAGAGATTACTGG CCTCGCGAGTTCACAACAGATTTGAACGGGAACGGCGGGCCAAGCTTCACTACGAGCAGCAGCTCCAGGAGCGCCAGAAGAAACTGCACGAGCACAGACTCAAAGAAGATCAGCGGCGTGCCGCCGTGGAGGAGAAAAGACGGCGCCATCTCAAGGAGGAGAAA GAACGGAACGAATGGGCCGTGCGGCGAAGCCAGGAGAAGGCTCAGAGAGTCCAACAGAAATGCGGGCAAAAGCCCAGCGCCAGGAAGCAGCCCCCCAAAAACG TTCCACGCCACGTAGCCCTGAGCCCGTGGGAGAAGAACCTGGTGAGTCGTCTACTAACCCCCACCAACTCTGTTTTGGCCCGGAGCAAGAACGGCGCCGGCCATCCGTCGGGAGAAGAAG TTGTTTCTATTTGTCGCCGTGCAGTTTCCTTTTACTCCTCCGCGAGCAGCGGCGCCCCGACCGGCAAGGCGCAGTTGGCGCGAGACCCCAGAGTCGACGTTCGGAAGCCCCAAATGAAGAACGCGCCGGTTCCGAGAGCCCTGACGCTCCCTACTCGGAAGACCCCCAGCCCCCCACCTCCACTCCAGAGAGGAGTGGAGAAGCAGAGAAGTGAGGTGGCGAGGCCCCAGAAAGCTCAGAGCCACAGAGCTCCGGTCCAGAgagtggagaagcagaaagGCCAAGTCCAGCAGAGACAGATGAAGAGAAGCCAGGAGAGGAGAGCTCCGACTCAGAGAGCGCAAGCACCACATTTGAGTCCCAGCGTCAGCCAAAGTAGAAGCGCCAACAACGTCAAG CCCAATGCCAAAACGCCATACAACGGGAACTGGAAGAGCCCCAACGTAGGACCAGATGAGCGTTCATCCCAGAAGAACAAAGTCTCCACTAAAATGAGCAGAACGTCGTCGACGCCCTCTCCCCAACG AGTTGAAAGAAGATCCAGCCGTCGACACTCCATCCCTCTTCAACTGGAGCTGGAGTCGGTTCCAGAGGAAGACGTCGTCCCCATTTGTAGCCCGTCGCCCGGCAACTCCAGGCCCGTCTTTCGAGACAAAATGGAGGACTCGCCCGAGGCTCCGCCCTCGGAGATAGAAATTGAAAGCAGAACTGCAGGGGACGGCA GTCCCTCTACCACGCTTTGGCCGCCGGCCGAAGGCCCGCCCCCGCCCTCCGGTGGCACCACCGACCCAGAAGAGGCCTCTCGCTCCTTGGCCGAAAGAAGACGAGAAGCCAGACTGCTCGGGGAAGCGGAAGAGCGAAAGAGCTCGGAGGCCGCCGAGGCCCAAAG GCGATGCCACGAGGCGCTGGAAGGCCACGGGGCCGAGGAGCGAGCTCGGCAGCAGGCCCGGGCCCAATTCCTGATTGCAGAAAAGCAACGACGTGAGCAGGAGGAGATCAAGAAGGCGGAGGAGGAACGGGCTCGGGCCTTGCGGGAGGCAGCTCTTCTGCTAAAGCAG AGGGAGGAGGAACAGGCCAGAGAACGGGAGAAGGCGGCCCGGCTGCAGCAGGAACGAGAGCTGTCGGCGCAGAAAGAAGAGGCCGAACGCCAAGTCAGGAAAAAG CGACTGGAGGAGATCATGCGGCGGACCAGGAGAACAGTTTCTCCCGACACG AAATCGGCGACGGTGAGCATCTTAGCCAACGAGAACACCGAGCCTCCTGTGCGGGATGGCGCCAAGCCGCCGGGTTCCAGGCCCTCGCCGACGCTGACGGACGACAAAGGCAGCCACGATGACATGCTGCCCGTGGTGGCCTTCAAGGAGCGCAGGTCTCTTCGAACTCTCGGCGGCTTGGAAGACATTCAAACACATCAACGAGCAG AAGTCATCTGA
- the LOC144206413 gene encoding uncharacterized protein LOC144206413 isoform X3, whose product MAEQLMRGGSGRAPGFFSYKFKREEEEEEDQEEARGARTSIPTADFIARMSVTKTVSSARQAPPPPRRTTPREAGSGTNVDERLKAARERREEQQRLLASRVHNRFERERRAKLHYEQQLQERQKKLHEHRLKEDQRRAAVEEKRRRHLKEEKERNEWAVRRSQEKAQRVQQKCGQKPSARKQPPKNVPRHVALSPWEKNLVSRLLTPTNSVLARSKNGAGHPSGEEVSFYSSASSGAPTGKAQLARDPRVDVRKPQMKNAPVPRALTLPTRKTPSPPPPLQRGVEKQRSEVARPQKAQSHRAPVQRVEKQKGQVQQRQMKRSQERRAPTQRAQAPHLSPSVSQSRSANNVKPNAKTPYNGNWKSPNVGPDERSSQKNKVSTKMSRTSSTPSPQRVERRSSRRHSIPLQLELESVPEEDVVPICSPSPGNSRPVFRDKMEDSPEAPPSEIEIESRTAGDGSPSTTLWPPAEGPPPPSGGTTDPEEASRSLAERRREARLLGEAEERKSSEAAEAQRRCHEALEGHGAEERARQQARAQFLIAEKQRREQEEIKKAEEERARALREAALLLKQREEEQAREREKAARLQQERELSAQKEEAERQVRKKRLEEIMRRTRRTVSPDTKSATVSILANENTEPPVRDGAKPPGSRPSPTLTDDKGSHDDMLPVVAFKERRSLRTLGGLEDIQTHQRAEVI is encoded by the exons ATGGCCGAACAGCTGATGCGGGGAGGCAGCGGCCGAGCCCCGGGCTTCTTCTCTTACAAATTCaaaagggaggaggaggaggaggaggaccagGAGGAGGCGCGTGGTGCTAGAACTAGCATCCCAACGGCAGACTTCATAGCCAGAATGTCCGTGACCAAGACGGTCAGCTCTGCGCGccaggcgccgccgccgcccaggAGGACCACGCCACGAGAAG CGGGCAGCGGAACAAACGTGGACGAGAGGCTCAAGGCGGCCCGGGAAAGGAGAGAGGAGCAACAGAGATTACTGG CCTCGCGAGTTCACAACAGATTTGAACGGGAACGGCGGGCCAAGCTTCACTACGAGCAGCAGCTCCAGGAGCGCCAGAAGAAACTGCACGAGCACAGACTCAAAGAAGATCAGCGGCGTGCCGCCGTGGAGGAGAAAAGACGGCGCCATCTCAAGGAGGAGAAA GAACGGAACGAATGGGCCGTGCGGCGAAGCCAGGAGAAGGCTCAGAGAGTCCAACAGAAATGCGGGCAAAAGCCCAGCGCCAGGAAGCAGCCCCCCAAAAACG TTCCACGCCACGTAGCCCTGAGCCCGTGGGAGAAGAACCTGGTGAGTCGTCTACTAACCCCCACCAACTCTGTTTTGGCCCGGAGCAAGAACGGCGCCGGCCATCCGTCGGGAGAAGAAG TTTCCTTTTACTCCTCCGCGAGCAGCGGCGCCCCGACCGGCAAGGCGCAGTTGGCGCGAGACCCCAGAGTCGACGTTCGGAAGCCCCAAATGAAGAACGCGCCGGTTCCGAGAGCCCTGACGCTCCCTACTCGGAAGACCCCCAGCCCCCCACCTCCACTCCAGAGAGGAGTGGAGAAGCAGAGAAGTGAGGTGGCGAGGCCCCAGAAAGCTCAGAGCCACAGAGCTCCGGTCCAGAgagtggagaagcagaaagGCCAAGTCCAGCAGAGACAGATGAAGAGAAGCCAGGAGAGGAGAGCTCCGACTCAGAGAGCGCAAGCACCACATTTGAGTCCCAGCGTCAGCCAAAGTAGAAGCGCCAACAACGTCAAG CCCAATGCCAAAACGCCATACAACGGGAACTGGAAGAGCCCCAACGTAGGACCAGATGAGCGTTCATCCCAGAAGAACAAAGTCTCCACTAAAATGAGCAGAACGTCGTCGACGCCCTCTCCCCAACG AGTTGAAAGAAGATCCAGCCGTCGACACTCCATCCCTCTTCAACTGGAGCTGGAGTCGGTTCCAGAGGAAGACGTCGTCCCCATTTGTAGCCCGTCGCCCGGCAACTCCAGGCCCGTCTTTCGAGACAAAATGGAGGACTCGCCCGAGGCTCCGCCCTCGGAGATAGAAATTGAAAGCAGAACTGCAGGGGACGGCA GTCCCTCTACCACGCTTTGGCCGCCGGCCGAAGGCCCGCCCCCGCCCTCCGGTGGCACCACCGACCCAGAAGAGGCCTCTCGCTCCTTGGCCGAAAGAAGACGAGAAGCCAGACTGCTCGGGGAAGCGGAAGAGCGAAAGAGCTCGGAGGCCGCCGAGGCCCAAAG GCGATGCCACGAGGCGCTGGAAGGCCACGGGGCCGAGGAGCGAGCTCGGCAGCAGGCCCGGGCCCAATTCCTGATTGCAGAAAAGCAACGACGTGAGCAGGAGGAGATCAAGAAGGCGGAGGAGGAACGGGCTCGGGCCTTGCGGGAGGCAGCTCTTCTGCTAAAGCAG AGGGAGGAGGAACAGGCCAGAGAACGGGAGAAGGCGGCCCGGCTGCAGCAGGAACGAGAGCTGTCGGCGCAGAAAGAAGAGGCCGAACGCCAAGTCAGGAAAAAG CGACTGGAGGAGATCATGCGGCGGACCAGGAGAACAGTTTCTCCCGACACG AAATCGGCGACGGTGAGCATCTTAGCCAACGAGAACACCGAGCCTCCTGTGCGGGATGGCGCCAAGCCGCCGGGTTCCAGGCCCTCGCCGACGCTGACGGACGACAAAGGCAGCCACGATGACATGCTGCCCGTGGTGGCCTTCAAGGAGCGCAGGTCTCTTCGAACTCTCGGCGGCTTGGAAGACATTCAAACACATCAACGAGCAG AAGTCATCTGA